The Balearica regulorum gibbericeps isolate bBalReg1 chromosome 5, bBalReg1.pri, whole genome shotgun sequence genomic interval TTGAGACACAGAAAAGTCAGCtttatatctgtatttttttcaccttaacATTATTTGGGCTATTATTTAATAGTTTCCAATAGGATGTTTAAACAAGAGATGTTTAAGAAATATCttaataatccttttttttctttttagaactGAAGGAAAGTCATCATGGGAGCATTTTTAGACAAGCCAAAGATGGAGAAGCATAATGCCCAGGGGCAAGGGAATGGGCTTCGTTATGGTCTGAGTAGTATGCAAGGCTGGCGAGTTGAAATGGAGGATGCACATACGGCTGTGATTGGTTTGCCAAATGGACTTGATGGATGGTCGTTTTTTGCTGTATATGATGGGCACGCTGGATCACAGGTTGCCAAGTACTGCTGTGAGCATTTATTAGATCACATCACGAGCAACCAGGATTTTAAAGGGCCAGATGGGCCACCATCTGTGGAAAGTGTAAAGAGCGGCATCAGAACAGGTTTTCTGCAAATTGATGAACACATGAGAGTCATCTCCGAGAAGAAACATGGCGCAGACAGAAGTGGGTCAACAGCTGTGGGTGTCATGATTTCTCCCCAGCATACATACTTCATCAACTGTGGAGACTCGAGAGGTTTACTTTGTAGAAACAGGAAGGTTCACTTCTTCACACAGGATCACAAACCAAGTAATCCACTGGAGAAAGAGCGCATACAGAATGCAGGTGGTTCTGTAATGATTCAGCGTGTGAACGGCTCTCTTGCTGTTTCAAGGGCACTTGGAGACTTTGATTACAAATGTGTCCATGGGAAAGGTCCTACAGAACAGCTAGTCTCACCTGAGCCTGAAGTTTATGAAATTGAGAGATCAGAAGAAGACGATCAGTTCATCATACTGGCTTGCGACGGTATCTGGGATGTTATGGGAAATGAAGAGCTGTGTGACTTTGTAAGATCCAGACTTGAAGTCACTGATGACCTTGAGAAAGTTTGCAATGAGATAGTTGACACCTGCTTGTACAAGGTAGCCAGACTTGAGAGAAGAAGTTTACTGTGTTTTCACTGTTAGAATTTTTATATAAGTTTTGATTCCAGTCTATAAGTATCCAATGGTTTATGTTAACGTGACTTTGACAGTAATTACTATGATTCCCACAAAAAATGGTGATAGAGGGGGAACGAACACACGACAGAAACTTTATGGCTTTCTGGGTGGTTTTGGTTAATGAAGAGTTTAAAATCATGTACAGATACGTTGTGATGACTGGGAAACTAGAAGCTGATGGGAATTTGTGGGGAAGCTAAGGACAATAACTgcccttttctgtttcacaacATATTTTACAAAACTTGAACTCTTAAGATTTAATCAGGGTGGAGAATATTCTTTCCCTTCCTAatcttcccctcctttcttgGGCATGTGGTAGTAACATTACTGTCATAATTACACCAAGATAAATGCAGAATGAATGAACCTTGACTTcatattttgcagtttaaaatgtCGTCTTGACTATGTAAAGATCTGACTTCCTgagttagttttcttctggtttaattactgtatttcttaGTGTTGTGTGATACAGCTCTGAAACTAGCTCAAGTAGAAGATGGGACTGTTTTGTTTAACAAATCTGTGTAATTTTGTCTACAATAACTTCTACTTTGTATTAATAAGTTGCAGGGTGGTACAGTTACAGAAGAGGTTTGAAGTATTGAGTTTCATAGCTTGACAGTTAATTTTCCAAAGGCAAGCTATAAGTCATAATGTAAAAGAGCCAGCATTTTTGATGCTAGAGAGACAAGACAACATCTCCACTCTTGCCACATGCCTAACAAGGTCGTTGTTTCCCTTTTGGAAGAATGAAATCGCTTTCCAACACTTTGGCAGATTGATAATGCGTAAATTTTTGTTTACAATTTTTGTCTGGTGATCCTGAAAACAAATACCAGGGAAGGAACAGTGGCTTGTGGATGCTGTAAGCTTTGCAGCAGCCAACTGTCAGCACCTCCCCATACGCCCATATACTCTTGTTTTAAACACTGGCTTGTTCTTGATcttactgacttcagcagatTTAATTGGTGtaaaaaattaagcatatgGATGCATGTTTGTAGACCGGAGCACAGAGATGTTGAAAGTAAACTAAACAGTTACTTTTCCTAAGCAGAATGTGTTTGTATTTCAACCCATTCAAGTATTAGGGTTCTGTTTAGTTggagttttaaatgtttctatttcaAAGAATGCTTTTGTAAAGGCCTGGGCCCCTTCCAGCTGGTCTCTTAACAGATTGTCTTACTTGtaacttttcttgttttgaaagaaaagggaggaaaaactCTAATAGCTGTGATTTTAGGTGGAAGCACTGTCTGAATTCAACACCTCCCTACTTAGTGCTTTTAAGCAGTAATGATTTTGTTTACCCAATATTCAGCTGTATTCCCGAAATTGTTGGATAGTACTTAAAACAAGATGGAACACAACTTTGTAATTACACATCGCTTATTAATAatgtcagtttttaaaagacaatggGCTGTCTGCAGCTGGCTCCAGGTAGTCTTCAGACcataaaagaggaaagaacGAAGTGACTTAAAAGTTGTACTGAATGCACAGGCAGACTTTGGAATTCTGTAAGGGGGCAGGTGTAAATTAAGGCTATGATAATATTAGTCCATAGTAGTAAAAGTTGTATTCTAATACCATATGATTTGTGAATTTTTGTGTGTAAAATGCTTTGATGTGCATTTAGCCTGGTGTATGTATAcattctcaaataattttttcttttccaccagGGAAGTCGAGACAACATGAGTGTGATATTGATCTGTTTTCCGAATGCACCAAAGGTATCGCCAGAGGCGGTGAAAAGAGAGGCAGAGTTGGACAAGTACCTGGAAAGCAGAGTAGAAGGtggatcatttaaaaaaaaataagtaactttGTTTCTAAACAGACCCCTTGgcccccttccccttccaaCAACTAAACTCTTAATACATACAAGCTTTTTAATAGACCTTTTCAGTGCCATTGGCCATCCAGTGTACATCTCTGAAAAAGGCACTCATACAGTCCTGCTGCATGTCCTGAAAAAATTCTGTTACGAAAGTGCAACAGCCTGTAGCCCTGAAAACTATTCAGGATGGCagagaaataattcatttatgCTCAGTGTTCTTCATGAATGCGTTGACAGCGCTAATTTTTGACCAGGAAATCCTGGTTCCTGTTTATATAGAGTTAAATAATCAGAATATCTTGCAAAACATCTATGAAGTTGGTAATTTGAGTGCCATTTTTCTGTATAGGTATTTACAAATCAGTTAGCCATAATAATTTGTTATCCAATTATGGTAGGGTTACAGCTTGATTACTGTCATCTTTAAGGCACCTGCTAACATATTTACTTATTTGAAAGTATATCAGAAATTTGTCAAAGCTAATCTTTCAGCATTCATAATGAACAAAAGCTGGGAGCTCATCTTACTCTGATAATAgcttcaaaatttttctttaaatttgtatttcaggagtttttaaactttaaactgAAACCTTAAGTCTTAGGTGTTTTGGGTCACCTaactaaaaattatatttgaaatcaatctgatttaaaatatttctcattaagACTGTATTTATAGTGCCTTTTGGTATTTAAAAACTAACACAACTTGgagtttgtttctgaaatataaGACACACTGTATGCATTATTTGCATAGGTTAAGTCTGTTTTTGAAGTGGAGTCCTATAGACCTATATGTTACAAGTCTAGTTATGTGTATATACTCCAAGCATCTTTAATACCATACACAGCACCATACACAGAGTTCTTCACAACTACAGTATCAGTGATTAGTAACTTAGAGGAATATATTGtgcacttttttcctccttaactTGCACAAAGATAATACAGTGCAGCTTCAGAAATTTCAGAGAACTTGCCTAAATGGGAATTCTGGGTTCAAACAAATTGCAATTTCAAAGCACTTACTATCTCTGTACGTGCTCCTTCAGAAAGTATCACCTTTTTCAAACGCCTCATTCCCAAGGTCTTGGCAAACTACATCTGTTCTGCCCATGAAAAAATGTCCAGGCAGACATTTCTGTGTTCTAAGAGAAGTTGGTGCACAGTAGGCAATAGTGTGAATCTTTTTGACAGCGTAGCAGGAATATCTAAGTGCATGGTAACACCGTACAAGTGTCAGATGGCTTTCTCCATTTCAAAGCAGTGAGAGTTTTGCACCAGGCATTTGAAGAGCTTACTATGTATGCCCACTCACAGAACTGGTGAAGAACAAGTCTGCTGTAAACTCACACATTAATTTACAGCATGCTAACTCTCCTAATTTGGGCAAGAATTACCTTCATATGTTAGATA includes:
- the PPM1A gene encoding protein phosphatase 1A isoform X2; translated protein: MGAFLDKPKMEKHNAQGQGNGLRYGLSSMQGWRVEMEDAHTAVIGLPNGLDGWSFFAVYDGHAGSQVAKYCCEHLLDHITSNQDFKGPDGPPSVESVKSGIRTGFLQIDEHMRVISEKKHGADRSGSTAVGVMISPQHTYFINCGDSRGLLCRNRKVHFFTQDHKPSNPLEKERIQNAGGSVMIQRVNGSLAVSRALGDFDYKCVHGKGPTEQLVSPEPEVYEIERSEEDDQFIILACDGIWDVMGNEELCDFVRSRLEVTDDLEKVCNEIVDTCLYKGSRDNMSVILICFPNAPKVSPEAVKREAELDKYLESRVEEIIKKQGEGVPDLVHVMRTLATESIPNLPPGGELASKRSVIEAVYNRLNPYRNDDTDSASTDDMW
- the PPM1A gene encoding protein phosphatase 1A isoform X3, which produces MGAFLDKPKMEKHNAQGQGNGLRYGLSSMQGWRVEMEDAHTAVIGLPNGLDGWSFFAVYDGHAGSQVAKYCCEHLLDHITSNQDFKGPDGPPSVESVKSGIRTGFLQIDEHMRVISEKKHGADRSGSTAVGVMISPQHTYFINCGDSRGLLCRNRKVHFFTQDHKPSNPLEKERIQNAGGSVMIQRVNGSLAVSRALGDFDYKCVHGKGPTEQLVSPEPEVYEIERSEEDDQFIILACDGIWDVMGNEELCDFVRSRLEVTDDLEKVCNEIVDTCLYKGSRDNMSVILICFPNAPKVSPEAVKREAELDKYLESRVEDGA
- the PPM1A gene encoding protein phosphatase 1A isoform X1, with the translated sequence MGAFLDKPKMEKHNAQGQGNGLRYGLSSMQGWRVEMEDAHTAVIGLPNGLDGWSFFAVYDGHAGSQVAKYCCEHLLDHITSNQDFKGPDGPPSVESVKSGIRTGFLQIDEHMRVISEKKHGADRSGSTAVGVMISPQHTYFINCGDSRGLLCRNRKVHFFTQDHKPSNPLEKERIQNAGGSVMIQRVNGSLAVSRALGDFDYKCVHGKGPTEQLVSPEPEVYEIERSEEDDQFIILACDGIWDVMGNEELCDFVRSRLEVTDDLEKVCNEIVDTCLYKGSRDNMSVILICFPNAPKVSPEAVKREAELDKYLESRVEEIIKKQGEGVPDLVHVMRTLATESIPNLPPGGELASKRSVIEAVYNRLNPYRNDDTVSILSLTLSFPAPQLF